Part of the Rhinoderma darwinii isolate aRhiDar2 chromosome 2, aRhiDar2.hap1, whole genome shotgun sequence genome, ctccgccTGACGACAACcctccggattcagcgggacagtccaagattccgggtggtgtcccgctgCTCCGTGTGGCATAGGGAATGTCCCGCTGTCAAGTGTGTTTtttcatcctcaggacgcagacacagttaaacttaatactgaagcagggaacgatcaggtccctgcttcagaatgagttcagagcggaggagcagagggagctcctccgctcgccgagaattccctgagcacagcgctactttaagtactgtgctcggggaagctcttgaaatcactgtccatatatggacagtgatgtcagtggctactgattgagcggaatccccattgccgatgatctggccggggattccgctgctagaggaagcccctgaggttactgtccatatatggacattgacatcaggggctcctcctggagtgaaatccccggccagtgttggcaatggggattccgctcaaggagtgaccactgatgtcattgtccatatatggacagttgcaTCAGGGGGTCCTCCATGAGGGAATCCCCGGACACAGCATCGGCGAtattgtggccggggattccgttcagggagtaacccctgagatcactgtccatatatggacagtggcgtcagggggtcctccgagagaggtttcccggccacagcgtcggcaatgccctggccggggattcctctgctagagggagcttcagtggcgctatctacagggaaagggggatagcactatatacagtgggatgattgagaaagcgtgtacgcacgtgaaacggccgtaggcaattccacatcctgaccgagatctttttgtaataaagaaactgttttgccagcttcggtgagtgcctcgatcattcttctacaaTATATTTAGCTGGTTGTGCTAcactttcgatgagcaactccaTGGCAATTTACCTGCATTTATCCAAATAGAAAGAGAGCCATTCTTCTACACTCCCATTCCGAGAGTgcggttttggcagtgccagcctttttccttcttcccatttcatctatatacagtgggcgtggcgctatctacagagggcgctatgtggcacactctacatggggcgctatgtggcagaatctacgtgtggcgccatctacagggtgcgctgtgtggtgctatctacatggggcctgtgtgacattatctacgggggtactgtggcattatatacagggcatacagtggcattatatacagagggcactgcagcattatatacaggggcatgtgtggcacaatatacagggggtgtgtggcattagctaccgggggtgtgtggcactatattcagggggggtggcgctatatacagggggtgtgtggcactatctacaggaggcactgtggtattagctacagggggtgtgtggcactatatacaggggtgtgtggcactatatacaggggggtggcactatatacagggtgggtgtggcactatctacagagggcactgcagtattatctacaggggatgtggcactatctacagagggaaccgtggcattgtctacaggggggagtggcactatatacagtgggcacttctgcattatctacagagggcagtgtttcaTTATCTGCACATGAAATACAGCTGTTTTTAATAATGTGTCAATAACGGAAaacacggaacggatgcaaagcgGCCATCAAAAACTGACCTAGATGGCTGTTtttaacagctgacacccgaaccctgttgtgtgaatccctgcgtggtgtggggtgggtaggagatgcagggtggtattgGGTAGCTATAAAGGCACCAAAAACtatctactccctgaagttatggctagtgtttggcgttttttcaggctcccatggctaCTTTGAAGATTttatctgaggtcagtggacagcagctgccttctgggctctctctcttgccgctggccttagcgctgcactgaatatgacacacgtgacattacaatgtgtgtatcagacttcagtgtagcaccAAGGCGCTACAGAATCTGCTATCTGAGCCATGAGCATTTGGCTCATATATTAAAAATGCGATTGGTAActacatttttaattaaaagggTAGAGATGTGTTCTATGTGTCTATTTCTCCATCCCAGTGAACCAGAGAAAAGAGGGAAATATGAAACACCAAGCAGGACCTCATCTAACTCAACACTGAGATTAGCAGGTGCTAAATTGTTTATTTACTAGGTGTGCATGAAAGCATATGtgtgagctggaggaaggtggttatatgtattttttatttgggTGTGTATATTCTCATTTTAAtcaataattaataaatataaaacTGTGCCTGTTACAATAACTTTTCACCTATTTGTTTACAGAATTAACATACATTCTGTTCTTACATCTTAGGGCCTAtttacatcagcgttgggcttctgtttggctttccgttcatctgttccatcagaggaacaggcAAACGGACAGACTAATGGCCTGTATCGTtttcatttgcattaccattgatttaaatggtattttttggTTTTAGTTTGCCCCCGTTCCGCTAgcacactacgctattgtttccatgaaaaaaaaaaacaacagaaagctAGCGGAACagaggcaaaaaaataaataacattgaaatcaatcgtaatgcaaatggaaacgatactttccgtttgtctttctacttgtctgttcctctgacggaacaaatgaacagaaagacaaacggaagcccaacgctgatgtgaacaggcccttatactgcaGTCAGGGCCAATGTTTAGAATATATAAACAGTTATGATCAATTCAAGCTCTAAACTCTTTTTTGGACCTTATTCACGCAAACATAGTTTTAGTCCGTGTGCTGTACGTTTTTCCtggaacagttgctaaagaaatgcagatcaAAAAGAAAAGTGATTACACACAGATATCACACCGGAGCAACGCTATGGGCTGCTTTTTTGCAGATacacttgtgtgaataaggcctttattgtattttttaagcTTTCTAAAAGTTCTTGTTCCTGGTGTATTTCTGTAAAATTTTACCATAATTTTTCCTTAGCTACTTGTCTTTAtttgtttgatttttttcaaattagctttttttcatacatttatacTTAAAAACAGTACACTATTTCTTTCGCTTTGTGCATAACTCTTCATGCTCCATACCTAATAAAAGCTAGTCACCAACAATAGTTAATCAGAGGTAAGAGAAAGCTTTTTCCCTGGATCTATTAGTAACAAAAAGTTTAAATATCCATCATTCTATATGGACGGTGTTGTCCCATATTTATTACTTATCTGTCCTCTCCTTCCAGGTGAGTAGTGAGGGAAATGCAGGACAAGCTATGGGGATGGAAATTATCTCTACGTTCCAATTAGCATTTACAGTTTTTGCTGTGGACGATCGCCGACGCAGGGATATTACAGAGCCAGGAAGCCTTGCCATTGGTTTTTCTCTAACAGCAGGAGCTTTAGCAGCGGTAAGATGCATAACTGACTACATAACCGAATAGTAATTTAGGTATATGTACAATTTCTTGCTTTAGAAAATAAGACATATTAATGAAAAATATCAAAGTTTTCTCACGCATAATCACATAAAAGATATGACACATGGACGGATTATCCATATGGAATATTTACTGTGCAGGGACTGGTGTCTGATGTTTTCGAGTGTATCCACTCTAGTATGACAGGACCCATTATTTACACTAACTGCAATGTGCAGGCTAACCTATAGTcgggcgtagctagagggggcAGGAGGTGTATGTGCCCCAGGTGCAACTGGAATGGAAGGAAGGTGGGGGTGCCGCTGGTACAGATGCCGCTACTACAGCTGATCGCTTCTGCAGCCACCTGGCATATAGGTTCCCTATCAgctgcgatcagctgttttgatgcaccgGTCCCATCTTTTCAGGCCCCCCTGCTGCATGGGCAccttcatgcccggtggcgtcgctagcacaggGCGGGGaggcctggtgctagcgactgccacattcaattgtatctgcgtcctcgggACCcaaatacaattaaatactatggcggagcagctccctgctccaccactaGGCTACCAgcaacattaggcctgcagcctataagaatcCCAGAGTCCCAgcacaggccggtgtgatgacgtcactgtatcACGCCGGCTTATGCAAGGGTCTCGCCTCGGCGTGGAGcagggaatggggctaggtaagtaaaaaaaaaaatatttgtttctacaaggggggctgtgtggcaccatctacagaggtgctgtgtggcaccctctggaaggggggctgcgtggcaccatctacaagttgggggctgtgtggcaccatctacaaggggagctgtgtgtgtcgctatctacaaggggggctgtgtttagcgctatctacaagaggtgggctgtgtggcattatctgcaagaggggggctgtgtgtggcactatctacaggggggctgtgtgtggcactatctacaagaggggctgtgtgtggcgctatctacaagggggagctgtgtgtggcgctatctacaagaggggggttgtgtggtgctatctacaaaagggggctgtgtggcgttatctacacgagGAGggacgtgtggcattacctacaagagtggcgctttgtggcactatcttgaagagggggtctgtgtggcgttatctacaagaggggggctgtgtatggcgttatctacaggaggggctgtgtgtggcattatctacaagcgggctgtgtggcgctatttacaagagggagctgtgtggcactatctacaagagggggactgtgtggcgttttctacaagaggggctgggtggtgctatctacaagaggggggctgtgtggcgttatctacaagaagggggctgtgtgtggcctctttttaatttattttcttttaatttgttATGGTAAATTCCTTATAGAActctattgcttgtaaaatgtacaaatggttttatgttcgagttacattaaagaaaaatgtgaaaaaaaattacatctcattgattgatagagaaagcaaacatggcgagggggaaggagatgttgggaaagaagaTTTGGGGTGGGCGCTAAACTGaatttttgccccgggtgcagaagaacctagctacgcctctgcctataTTATTATTAGGTCCCTGATGAGTAACTGTGCCAAGTAGATAATCCACCCCTGTGACAAGTCACTAAAAGTCTGCACTGTTCGgtataaaattaaaataatgtaCATCCAAATATTATCAGCAACTTTATCCTTCTGATATAAAATGGAATGCTattgtgctatttttttttacatgcaaatAGTGGAGAAAACAATTCTGGTTAGATTTGGTGCACATTGTTCACTCAAAACTACTTAAAGAGGGATCAGTCACTCGTAATATGCTCCCCTAGTTAAGGGAAGCCTATTGTAAGTACAGATCTGCCATGTCTTTATGACAAATCGCacattaaaatattatttttttaaagggagtctgtcatcacATTTTCACCTCCCATACCACAAATACCGCTATATATGGAAGGATGAATGTTTTTCAAACATGTCTATGTTTCCCAAGTCAGCCCATTGTGAGCCATGATAAAGTGCTTTTATTCCTGCGGGCGACATATGCAAATAAGCACTGAAGAGTTCTGCAATCCAGGAAGCGTTGTGCATACTAAGCAGAAACCATGCAGAATGCATGACACTTCGTGGCATGCAGGACTCTTCAGTGGTCATTTACATATGGCGCCTGGAGGAATAAAAGTACTTTTTTATGGTTCACAATGGGCTGACTTGGGCAACATTGGGCAGGCatgtttgaaaaacgatcatcctTCCCTATATAGTGGTATAAGCAGTTTGGGAGGCGAAAATGTGATGACAGACTTCTCATATAAAATACTCATGCTTATGAGTGCGCTGTATTAATGAGGAGAGTGCTCCCCATGATTTGCTTCAACCTCTCCACTGGGAATGGGTGCCTATTCACCCTCATTTTTGTGATCCTGGGGGTCCCAACAGCTAGGATCAGTGGGGACAAATTATTTGCCATAAATGTGTctggtgggaaaatccctttaaaggattattcccatcacacaaagtgatggcatatcacttgGATATGCCCTCACTttgtgatcggttggggtctgatTGTCAGGACCCTCACcggtcctgagaatgaaggggctccAGTGCTGCATAACAATTAGTGTTTTTCCATACCAAAAGAATGGGGCCATGCTGCAATTCCCTGCACAGACGGTGGCTGGCTGCGCCGGTATGCAGGGAAAAACAGCGGATGGGGCACAACACAAATCCAGACCTGCggcccctttattctcaggatctTGGGGTACCGGCAGCCGGACCCCATAGATAAGAGTGATGGCACATCCTAGTCATATGCCATCATTTTGAACGATGGAAATAACCCTTAAAGATGTTGAGGCTCTTTTTCAGGCAGCAATTTCTGTAATATTTCACAAAGCTGGCCTATCATAAATGTTGATTCATGAAGCAAGGATGTACTTAACATAGAGGCAGActatgtggctgctatggggcccctggagAGAGAGGGTGCCATTTTAGGTTGAGCAGAGATATGGTCTCCACAAGTGCTGTTAGCAAACAAGGTAATGGAAAATGTGCTGAAAATGGGATGGTGCAACAGGACCTCCTTTTCAGGTGGTTAAGAGTGTGGTGGTGTCAAGCAGCACCTGAAGTAGGGCCTAATTTtgtctttgctatggggcccctcgTCCTCTTTATACGCCATTGTCAAGAAGTCATAAATCTGCTGAGCCACATCTCTATTCCTACTCAGGGACACTTTTCAGGCGGAAGCATGAACCCAGCTAGGTCTCTCGGTCCAGCTTTGCTCTCTGGCATTTGGAAGCATCACTGGGTGAGTTAGTACTCTATtaattgcataaaaaaatatatataattatatgaaaAAGCTCTAGATTTTATATTTGATTTAGTTTTGTCTTATGTGAACTTAGTTTTATTACATTGTATTCTAAAGAAAAATACCtgaatttattaaaatattttctttttatggaaGTTATATATTGGACAATGTACTCCTTACTGCAAATTATAAAACTACAAGTTTTTGTTGTatgattaaggctatgttcacacagggcggatacgtgtaaaagcacacagtgtatctgccctgggcCCCGCAGAGAattccaaattgtggtgcagattttcagacTGAATGTCCTATGTGGAAAAATgcacattgaaaaaataaatgtttcataCTTATGTAGCCATGGCGTCCCTCTGTCGTCCTGCAGgccagccccctgggatgacattttattccatgtgactgctgctgtaatgacggggaagggagacagacaggtgagccctaatctacccgccactcagtccctgcctacttgcaacggcctgtcctaggcgacggcgtacaactgggcgacggtccctacgctcaataagtgcacgacagacaaacagacaagggtacacagaagctaagggaaatggggcagttgcccacggcaacacagtgagcaacaagagtagtgaacgagccgagtcaaaccaggagagtacgaggtaccaaacgcagagcaggagagtggtcagtaagccagggtcaatatgaagcaggaacAAAtatttcaagcagcagcagcagagccaggaaacaggagaatcacaggcaaaggaggagtaggaagtgaaggtataaatagacagagggcgggagctagctccgtcaggccaggctgtgataggctctcccactcctcagcctcccagcctgattggtagaaggaggggtcactcgatcagacttaggagcaggtgcagactgactaaccacgggcgtcgacacagaagctgtgtctggcagaaactttacagctgcagcctgtgattggctgcagcggtcacgtgggatgaaacgtcattcttgGAGGCCGGCCTTAACAAAGAAGCAaacacttctgggtaagtataagatttttttttctgagttgtgatttttgaagCGGAATCGCAGAATTTCCACTGCAAAACTCGCGATAtcttctatttgttgcgggttttaactccccattgaattcgatggggaAAACCTGTTGCCAAAAAGCAGCGataacgcaaatacaattgacatgctgcggattaaaaaaacacaccgcaggtcaatttcggagtgttttttccactcatcatttacgcagcgtgtggatgagatttgttcaaatctcatccactttgcagctactgtattatgctgcagattttccgcaacaaaatccattgtagaaaatctgcagtatttacgttacatgtgaacttacccttatacaAATATTACTCACATACATGTCAATGGATAAACTCCATTGAAGTTAATTAtattaaaatgttgattttcagtCATATAGGTGAATTATATGTCTGTCTATGGTTACCTAAATTTATACAGGTGACATTCAGGTGTGACATTGTTGTCTGATACATCACCTACAGTATTTTTTTTGCTGTAGATGGTGGAGTTCATGAAAACAATTTTCAAAATCAGTTTTCCTGTTGTTGCTATCGCAGCTGTGtaggtcttaggctggattcacacaagcatgttcggtccgtaaaggacggaacgtatttcggccacaagtctcggaccgaacacactgcagggagccgggctcctagcatcatagttatatacgatgctaggagtttcttgcctcgctgcaggacaactgtcccgtactgtaatcatgttttcagaatccagccttacacatgACCTTCTGCAGAATACGTTTTATGCACTGCCTCAAGGGtattaataaaagttttttctcTGTATCTATTAATGTTTAAAACCTCACCacctaaatatattttttattctttccaGGTATACTGGATTGGTCCTATTTTGGGTGCCTTCCTTGCAGGTGCTTCCTATGAATTTTTCTTTGCGTCCAGTGCATCAAGAGAAAAGCTTGTTGCCTGTCTCACTTGTAAGGATATAGAAATAGTAGAGGCTGCCAGTATCTCTCGCTCTTCCCTTTCCATGGCCACACAGACGGCAGCACGGACAAGACAGACTGAGAACAAACAAGAGCAAAATTGACAGATATTATACAATGGAAATACATGGTTTCATCTGCAACTTaggggcttattcacatgaacgttgaaAACGTTCATGTGAcggacgttaaaacaacggccgtcacgcggatacatgtattttaatggggccgttgacacagccgttgtttcaatggaccgtatgAAGAGTCCGTTGCaaaatagaacatatcctattttcttctgttttcacggatccctccatagactcaagtctatggagaTTCGTGAAAATGGGACCCGCACAGGTGATACTTAAACGTGAAAAACAGACCGTTcgtttgaataagccctaaatgtaACAAAATCTGGACAAAGATGATTGACTTACAGTACCAACCAATGGaaacacattaaagaggctctgtcaccagattttgcaacccctatctgctattgcagcagataggcgctgcaatgtagattacagtaacgtttttatttttaaaaaacgagcatttttggccaagttatgaccatttttgtagttatgcaaatcaggcttgcaaaagtccaagtgggtgtgtttaaaagtaaaagtccaagtgggcgtgtattatgtgcgtacatcggggcgtttttactacttttactagctgggcgttctgaagagaagtatcatccacttctcttcagaacgcccagcttctgccagatcacgctgtgacgtcactcacaggtcctgcatcgtgtcagacgagcgaggacacatcggcaccagaggctacagttgattctgcagcagcatcagcgtttgcaggtaagtagctacatcgacttacctgctaacgccgatgctgctgcagaatcaactgaagcctctggtgccgatgtgtcctcgctcgtctgacacgatgcaggacctgtgagtgacgtcacagcgtgatctggcagaagctgggcgttctgaagagaagtggatgatacttctcttcagaacgcccagctagtaaaagtagtaaaaacgccccgatgtacgcacataatacacgcccacttggacttttacttttaaacacacccacttggacttttgcaagcctcatttgcataactacaaaaatggtcataacttggccaaaaatgctcgttttctaaaaataaaaacgttactgtaatctacattgcagcgcctatctgctgcaatagcagataggggttgcaaaatctggtgacagagcctctttaagtctttggtacatgattatatatacatatccTGGATCATTAATCATGCAACTGGCTATCTATAGATTTTAGCAAATAAGGATTATCTGTCCGCCAGGTCTCTTGTTctagtttatttatattttatacgtCTGATATGGTTCTGATGAATTTCCATTCTCATGGGAGAGGGCTGCTACCACTCCAGTGAAATGCAGGCAAATGGCTGCCTAgaatttgttttttcattgtataCAGGGTATAATGCAAATATAGTAAATAACCTATGGCATTGcttatatggaaaaaaaacaacattttttttttacatgcattttattACCATTGCTGAATACATGTTCCCACCATTCATACTAAAGCTCTAAGAAAAGGGCTCACTGCAAGTTTGTAAGCCGAGTTTTGAAGGGTAGTCCACTTTCAGGAAATTcatgttattttattgtacaattaaaagttctacaattttccaatatattttacaGTAAcaatatgtgtatcagagctgtgtcttctaacgatcccagcacgtgtgtccatcacatcaccatggacagaattgtattcacTGCAAGTATACAATAAATGTTCCGGTTGAATAacaacaaacagagatcttgaaaaccgtgaggaaataatacagaaagtatataggaaaattgtataacttttttttttaaacaaaaaataacattgatTTGCTGATAATGGATAACCTTTTAATGTGAGGACTGTACCGGTGGAGTTGAAGCCTACTTGAAAGTTATAAGAGAGCTATATTTTTCTATAAATTAAATCACACTCCATGTGAGGAAAATATTTAGAATATCTagacacatttttctttttttatagttGTATTCTTCTGGGACGGCACCGTGTACTATTTTTTCGTTACATTAATCAGAGATTCCTAT contains:
- the LOC142740759 gene encoding aquaporin-4-like, with amino-acid sequence MLLTVVLGSSCLGIETSQSIAPPIAAGLSIVSLVQSFGEISGAQLNPAITSALVCARKLDILHGLVFAVAQCLGGICASAIFYSSLPASTFNQLVTRVSSEGNAGQAMGMEIISTFQLAFTVFAVDDRRRRDITEPGSLAIGFSLTAGALAAGHFSGGSMNPARSLGPALLSGIWKHHWVYWIGPILGAFLAGASYEFFFASSASREKLVACLTCKDIEIVEAASISRSSLSMATQTAARTRQTENKQEQN